The Sphingopyxis fribergensis DNA segment CCATTTCCCCGACAAGGAGGCGCTGCTCGACGCGCTCGCGGACGAGGGGCTGCGGCGGCTCGGCGCGCTGCAAGCGCAGGCGTGGCTGAAGGCGGGCGGCGCGGTCGCAGGCTTCAAGGCGACCGGCATCGCCTATGTCCGCTTTGCGCACGACGAGCCGGCGCTGTTCCGGCTGAGCTTCACGCGCCAGATGCTCGACCGCAAGGAAGGCGACGATGGCGGCGAGGTCGCCTATAATTTGCTGCGGGCCGGGGTCGGCGAGGCGCTTCCCGGCGTCAAAAACCCCGATACCGCCGCGCTTCACGCCTGGGCGCTGGTGCATGGCCTTGCGATGCTGATCCTCGACCGCCGCATCGAATGGGACGAGGCGAAGGTCGCCGAAGTTGTCGGGCTGACTTTTGGCGGGGTTGGCTGAGCACGAACGCGGTGCGCGCGGTGATTATTATTAGCGGTTTATTTTACCCTTTTCGGTTAACTGGTCGCATGACCCAGTCGCCGTCCCCCAGAGTCGAAGCGGTCTTTTGGTTCCTGCTCACCGCAGCGGGATATTTCCTGCTGGCGAGCCTGTCGCTTTACGCCACCAAGGGCGCCGACAATATCGCGGCGGTATGGCCGCCGAGCGGATATTTCCTCGCGCTTCTGATCCTGATGCCGACGTCTGCGCGCATCGCGGCTTTTGCGGGGATGGCGGCGGCAAGCGTGGGCGCGAATTTCCATGGCGGCGCGCCGTTATGGTCGAGCCTCGCCTTCACCGTCTCCAATGGCTGCGAAGCGGTGGTCGCGCTGTGGATATTGCGTCACCGCGAACCGGGTGAACTGTCGTTCATGGTGCCGCGCTCGGTCATCAGCTTCTGCATCGCGGCGTTCACCGCCAGCGTGGTCAGCGCCGCCCTCGCGTGGGCGTTGGCAGGGAAGGGCCCGGATTTCTTTCTGTCATGGCTGACGACGGTGTTGCTGGGGATGCTGATCGTGACGCCGCCGATCGTGATGCTCGCCCGCATGGTCGGCACGAATGCGCTGACCAATGCCTCGACCCGGATGAAGGCCGAAGCGACGGCGATCCTGACCGTCACCGGGCTGGTCTCCATATTATGTTTTTCGCAGGCGCAGTTTCCTGTGACATTCCTGCCGTGCATCGCGGTGATTGCGGCCGCCTATCGGCTGGGGCCCTTTGGTGCCGCCGCGGGTATGTTGATCGTCACGATCATCGCTTCGCTGCTGACGGGGCAGGATTATGGGCCGATCGCTGCGATCGAGGGCGTGCAGAAAACGCGCGTGCTGTTCCTGCAATTCTACCTGCTGATCCTGTTGTTCACGACCCTGCCGCTTGCATCGCTGCTGATCGGGCGCCAGCGGCTGGCAAAACGGCTCGAACAGAGCAACCGCTGGCTGCTCCAGGCCGAGGCTGCGGCGCTCGTCGGGCATTGGCGCGTCGACCTGGTCGGCTGGACGATCACATGGTCGGACCAGACGTACCGCGTCCATGGGCTGGAGCCCGGAAGTCCGGTCGACGTCGATTATAGCGTCCAGCAATATGTGGCCGAGGATCGGCTGGCGGTGCGAAAGATTCTGTTGGAGGCGGTCCGCACCGGCGAACCTTTCGAATTTCAGGGCCGAATATTGCGCGCCGATGGCGAAATCCGGCATGTCAAATCGCACGGATCGATCGAAATGGCGCGCGGCGGCAAGGCTATAGCCATTTTCGGCACCGTCCAAGACGTGAGCGAGACGGTCGAGAACGCCCGGATTCTTGAAGCGGCGCGGAGTGCGGCGGAACGCGTTGCCAACACCGATATGCTCACCGGCCTGCCGAACCGCCGCCATACGCTGGCCTCGCTCGAAAAGGCGCTTGCCGGCGCGCGCGATCATGGCGCGCCGCTGGCGGTCGCGATCTTCGACATCGACCATTTCAAGCGGATCAACGACACCCACGGCCACGCGGTGGGCGACGAGGTGATCCGCCGCGTCGCGCAGCGCGCCAGGGTGGCGCTGCGTGACGAGGATATGCTCGGCCGCATCGGCGGCGAGGAATTCGTCTGCATCCTCCAGCGATCGAGCGCGCAGGCCGCAGAAATCGTCGCCGAGCGCGTCCGCAAGGCAGTCGAGGCTGGCACCGCCGATACGGAGGGATTGCCCAATGCGACGATCAGCGTCGGCCTGGCGGTCTATGACAGCGAGGCCGATGTCGAGGAACTGCTGCACCGCGCGGACAAGGCGCTCTATGTCGCGAAGCGCGAGGGACGGAACCGACTGCGCAGCGCGGCGTGATTGCCGCGAATTAACGTCCTAGCGCCAAAGCTTTGCCACTCATCTTTAGAGGGCGACGACATGTTGCAACGGGGTTCCCGCTTTCGCGGGAATGACGAATATTGGGATATGATGTGTCCTATCGCGTCTGGATATCCCGGTCGAGCGGCCGTCCGGCAAGCCAGATCGCCAGATTGCGGACATATTGGCGGATCGACTGCTGCGCTTCCGGCGAATGCGCCAGCGAATTGCCAGGCTTCTCGCTCACGAAGGTCGGGCAACCCTTCGCCGGATCCAAATTATAATCGGCAAAATGGTGAAAGGTGGACTGCGCAAGCGCCGGGCCGCCATCCGCGGTCGGTTCGAACGCGATCGCGAGGTTGAAGCGATTGCCGCTCACCTGGCTCACGCCGGTCGCGATGACGCGCGCCGATGTCTCGTCTTCGGGGACGCCGACGGCGCCCTCGTGCGGATGGGACGGCAGATAGCGTACCAGGCCATCGGCTGCGGACGGATCGCTGAGCAGAATATGCGGCGGGTCGGCGATCGTGATGGTTTGAAAATCTCCGTTCGCACCCGAATGATAGTTTGGCCAGAGAATGTAACTCGTTTCGCGGTCGTCGGCGACATGGCGGGCCGGATCGGGTTCAGGGCGCGTGCTGTGGAAAAAATGGGCGCTGCCGACGCCGGTCAGGGTGCAGACCGAGCAGCCCAGATCCATATGGTCGCGCGTCACGAGCAGGCCGCGCCCACGCTCCCTGAAGCGGCTGATCGCCTGGCAATCGGCTTCGGTCAGGCCGTCACCAGTATCGACCGCGAAAAGCCAAAGCTCGTCGAAGTCGGACTGGTCGATCGTCGAAAGGACGGGGTCCGGAGTGCCCGGCGCAGTGCGGTCGCGCGCGGTCACGGCGCATAACGGCTGCCCATTCTCGTCGGTCAGGCTCGACAGATAGTCGCGGAGCATCGAGAAACGCCCGATATGCCAATCATCCGCGACCGTCGGGATCGTCGTCTGGAGCAGGATGCGAATAGGGGCGGGCATGGGGTTTCCTTGATCGGCAAGATTCGTCGACAGATAAATTACGCCGCTCGGCTTGGTGAATTCAGGCCCAAAATCATACCATCGCTCTATACCGTTTCCGGCGTCGGCAGGTAGCCAATTTGCTGATAGACATGCTTCTATCGAACGCAGGGCAGGGGAGATCGCGTCATGGAACCAGACGAAGCAATGATGGCGCGGCGGACGTTGCTCGCGGGCGCGGCCGGGATGGTTGCGTTGGCGCAGGCACCCTGGGCCCTGGCGAAGCTGCCGAAGAGCGGCGTGAAGGGATTGATCGCGGGCGCTTCCGATGGTGCGCTCAACAAACTGGCGCAGCCGGGCGCTTTTTATCGCGATACCGCGGTGCGTATCCTGTTGCCCGGCGCGGGCGGGAAGCTGGCCTCCGAACTCTTTGGCATGGGCGACAAGCTGGGGCTCACGACCAATTTGACCAAAAGCCTGAACGACGCCGGCGGCAAGGCCGCGGGCGAGGCCAAGCCGGTGTTTCGCGCCGCGATCGACAATCTTCGCTGGACCGATGCGCCGGCGCTGGCGACGAAGAACGATGGCGCGACACGCTATCTGCAAACGAGCGCGGGCAGCGTGCTGTTCACCAAGGTGTCGCCGCTTATTGGATCGGCGCTGGAGAATGTCGGCGCCTATCGCCAGCTCGATCAACTGTCGAAGGGCAATCAGTTGATGGCGTCGGCTGGGCTGACGCGCGACGGGCTGACGCGGTCGGTGACGCAGCAGGCGCTGAAGGGCATTTTTCATTATATGGCGAGCGAGGAGGCGGCGCTGCGGCGGAACCCGGCGGAGTTGCTCAAGGGGATTTTCTAGATTTTGGCTGGAAGGCGGCAGGGGCGGGATGACGGCTTTCGACCAGTAGTGGACATAAAGCCCTCTCCCTTTGGGAGAGGGTTGGGTGAGGGTGTCTGAGGTTCGTCTGCGCAGTCGAGTGCCGATCCCTCACCCAACTTCGGCTAGGTTGCTGCGCAACCAAGCCTGCGTATCCCTCTCCCGACGGGAGAGGGTGAACGGCAGCTCACCACCCCAAAAGCGGACGTTACCCCTCGAAACCCGCAAGAAACGCCGCGACATTCTTGCCGAGGTCGCCGACGGCATAGCCGCCTTCCATCACGATCAGCGTCGGGACGCCGAGCGCGGCGATGCGCGCCGCCAGCACGGCATAATCCTCACGTTCGAGCGCGAAGCTCGAGATCGGGTCGCTGCTGTGGGTGTCGGCGCCGAACGACAGGATAAGAAATCTTGCGCCCCAGCCGGAAATCGCCGCCAATGCGGTGTCGAGGGCAGGGGCATAGGCTATGCCGTTGGTGCCGCGCGGCAGGGGGAGGTTGAGCGTCGTCCCGTCGCCCGCGCCTTCGCCGCGCTCGTCGGCATGGCCCCAATAGAAGGGATAGTCGGTGCGCGGGTCGGCGTGGACCGAGGCGAAGAAGATGGCGGGGTCTTCGTAGAAGATGTCCTGCGTGCCATTGCCGTGGTGATAATCGATATCGAGGATGGCGACCGGGCCGAGGCCGCGGTCATGCGCCGCGCGCGCTGCAATGGCGGCGTTGTTGAGGTAGCAATAGCCGCCCATATAATCGCGCCCGGCATGATGGCCGGGCGGACGGCAGAGCGCGAAGGCATGCGCCTCGGCGCTCGTCGCGAGATGGTCGAGCGCGGTCAAAGCGCCCTGCGCCGACCAATAGGCCGATTCCCATGTCCCCGCCGCGATCGGCGTTCCCGCGTCATAGCTGTACGCGCCGAGATCGGCGTCGATCCGGCCAAAGCTCAGCGGACGGCGGCGCCGGATCGGGAAGGTATAGCCGATCGCGTCGCCATCGCGTCCCGCCGCCAGCCAGTCGCGATGCGCGCGCTCGAGGAAAGCAAGATAGTCGGCGTCATGCACGGCTAGCAGCGGCGCCATGCCGAAATCGCGCACGGGGCGCCAATCGGTAAAGGCATCGACGATCGACCGCGGGCGCTCGACATTTTCGGCATAGGGCACCCAGTCGCCATTGTGCAGCTCGCGCGACGGTGCGTGGGCCAACTGGCGATCGTCGAAGAAAAGCTTCACCTCTTTGCCTGTCCTTCCATCCAAGCCGCGAGCGTCCGGTCGCTGTGGCCCGCGACGATCTCGGCAAACACCTGCGGACTCTCATCCTGCCCGAGCTTGAAGCTATGCTCGGTGGAGCGGACGTGGGCGCGAAAGGCGATGATCTGATCGAGCATAGTCTCATAGCGCGGGCCGAGGCTGGCTGTCGACCAGGCGCCGCCCTCCGTTTTCGCGACCAGCTGCTCGACCGCATCGCGCGTTTCATCGCCGACGAACTCGACCTGGACGATGAAGCGGAGCACCGTGTAATTCCACGTCGGCGCCCAATCGGGCCTGGAAACCAATGCCGTCGGAACATGGCCCGAGGGGCCGTTGAACAGGATCAGGCCGCGCGGGTCTGCCCGGAAATCGGCGACGAGCGCATTGCGCAGCGCGCAGTGGCCGAGCAGTGCGATCACCCTGCCTTCATCGTCGGTCTCCGCGATCAGGGGTAGCGGGCTGGCGTGGAACGCGCCCGATATGACCCATGCGAGCGGATATTCTGCGATCAGCCGGTCGATCTCGGGGGCACCGCGCGGCTCGTAGGGGCCGGTCATGACTTTACGATCTCACGAATCCATGCGGCCTGATCGTCGAGCGCGCGGCCCGCGACGGGCGCAATCGACACCGCCTCCAGAAAGCTGTGTGTCGCCCCCTGATAGGTGACCGCCCGCGTCGCCACGTCGGCGCCCTCAAGCTTGCTTGCAAAGGCATGGTTGCAATCAGCCAAAATGTCACACTCGGCAATGGCAAGGAAAGCGGGCGGAAGGCCGCTCAGGTCGGCGCGGAGCGGTGCGACCAGAGGGTCGGCGAGTTGGTCGGGGTCGTCGATATAAGACGCCCAAAAGGCATCCATTTCGTCGGCTTCGAGCGAATAGTCGCCGGCGCCGAAGCGGCCATAGCTTGGCGTTCGCTCGGGCGCGAACGCGCCGTAATTGAGCAGCATCGCGGCCGGTAGCGGGCGACCGCGCTGACGCTGCAGCAGGCAGGTCGCGACCGACAGGTTGGCGCCCGCCGAATCGCCGCCGATCAGCACGCGACGTGCGTCAAGGTTCAGCGCGTCGGCATGGGTTTCGATCCAGTCGAGCGCCGCGGCGCATTCCTCCAGCGCGACCGGGAACTTGCTTTCGGGCGACAGGCTGTAATTGATGCCGAGCACTGCGATACCCGCGCGCGCAGCATATTCGCGCATCAACCGGTCGTGCGTGTCGATGCTGAACAATGTCCAGCCGCCGCCATGGATGTAGAGCATGACCGGCAGCTTCGTGTCGGCGATGGGGCGATGAAGCCGCAGCCGGACGCCGCCCATATCCATTTCGGCGCTCTCGGCCATTATCGGGCCACCCTCGCGCCACGGCGTTCGGACGCGCTCGGCGACCGCGCGACGCACCGCCATGCTCGCCCCCGCCGGCGCGCCATGTTCGGCATAGGCGGCGTTGATCGCGTCGACAAAGCGCCGGATATCGGGGGCGGCCATGTCGTCCTGCACGGCGCTGGGGCCCTTGGGCATATGAGGCATATCCTTCCCGAAACAATCCTTTGATCGCGTGATAGCTTTTACGCGCACGCCTCTATCGCCCATTTGGGCCAATCACCGCACCGGACAGGCCAGCAGGCGCTCCATCGCTGGCCAGCGGTGCGCGCGGCCTATATTGTGTAATTGTCTGATACTTGTAAGGATTGGGCCATGAAGCATAGCGTCGATGTTCTGACGAACGACCGCCCGGTCATGGCGCTGCAGGATGAATATCCGGCGGGCTTCATCGATCCGATGCACAGCCACGACCATATCCAGATCCTCTATGCCTCGGCCGGGGTGATGTCGGTGCGCACGCCCGAGACGAGTTTCGTGATCCCGCCGCAGCGCGCGGTATGGCTGCCCGCGGGGACGCGGCACGAGGTCGCGTGCCGCGGCCCGGTTTCGCTCCGCACGCTCTACCTGCCGTGCGAGGACCGAGAGCATGAGAAGGAATGCCGCGTCTTCGAGGTGTCGAACCTCGTCAAATCGTTGATCCTCGAAGTCGTCGATTTCCCTGCGCTGTACGATATCAACGGGCGCGAGGGGCGGATCATCACGCTGCTGCTCGACGAGATCGGGCGGATGCCCAACGCGCCCTACCAGGTGTCGATGCCGTCGAACCCGCGCTTGCTCCGCGTCTGCAACGCGATCATCGCCGACCCGTCGGACCCGCGCGATATCGACGAGTGGGCGGCGCTCGCGGCGATGGGGCGGCGCACCTTCACGCGCAGTTTCAAGCAGGAAACGGGGATGGGGCTCGCGGTGTGGCGCCAGCAGGTGCGGTTGATGGAGGCGCTGTCGCTGCTCGCGGCGGGGGCGTCGATCACGCAGGTCACTTACGATGTCGGCTATGACAGTCCGAGCGGGTTTGCGGCGATGTTTCGACGGGCGTTCGGCGTGCCGCCGAGCCAGTATCTGAAGCACTGACGCTGCGGCGGCGTCAGGACGGCTGGGACGTACGCCCCTGAGTCGTCCGCGCCCATTCGGCGAGATCGCCGTGGCGCTTGATCGTCTTGAGGCAAACCACGGTCTTGAGCCGCTGGACGCCGGGAAGCTTCGACAGGTTGTGACGCAGCAGTTCGTCGAGATGGTCGGCCGACCGCGAGAAAATCTTGAGCAGATAGTCGCTCTCGCCCGCGGTGGTGTGGCATTCGACGACGGCGGGGTGCGCGAGTACCGCCGCCTCGAAATCGGTGTGTGCGTCGAAGCGGATCTGGACCTCGACGAAGCTTTGGACCGCGAGGCCGATCGCGAGCGGGTCGATCCGCGCCGCATAACCTTCGATCACGCCGCGTTCCTCGAGGTTTTTCACCCGCGACCAGCAAGGCGATTTGGACAGGCCGACCTGCTCGCCAAGATCCGCATACGACTGCCGCCCGTCGCGTTCGAGTTCGGCGATGATTTTCCAGTCGAGCTTGTCCATGCGTTCCGTCCTGAATCGAGTTTTGGCGATAATGCGGATCGCTTATTCTAATTCATGGAACATTTTCCTGCAAATTCTAGATGAAGCGGAACAATAGTGGATTTTTGACGGCCTCTCGGCACGAAATCCGCACAATGTTCGCGCCGTGCCAGGCTATCTCTTGCGCCGAGGGGTTTGGAGAGAGACCTAATGGCCGCGACACATATTTTCGACGCACCGCCCGAAGGTGTCGCGGCCAATTGGACGATGCCGCAAAACTGGACGGCCTTCACCGCCGAGCAACATGCAACGTGGCGGACCTTGTTCGATCAGCAGTCGGCCGCACTGGATGGCTATGCCTGCCGGTCGTTTCTCGACGGTCTTGGCATTCTGCGTAAGCTGAAACCCGGCGTTCCCAACTTCGCCGAATTGAACGCGCTGTTGAAGCCCGCATCGGGGTGGGAAGTCGTCGCGGTCCCGGGCTGGATCCCGAATGAACCCTTTTTCGAGCATCTCGCGAACAAGCGCTTTCCCGCCGCCAATTTCGTCCGCCCGCCCGAGCAGATCGCGTACAGCGAAGAGCCCGACATGTTTCACGACATATTCGGCCATATCCCGATGCTCACCGATCCGGCCTTTTCGGACTTTCTCGTCGCTTATGGCGAGGCGGGGTTGCGGGCCGAAAAGCTGGGGGCATCGGACTATCTTGGGCGGTTATGGCTCTACACGGTCGAGTTTGGGCTGGTGGTCGAGGACGGCGAGCTTCGCGCCTTTGGCGGCGGGCTGCTGTCGAGCCTTGCCGAAACGCTGTCGGCGCTGACGTCGCCCGAACCGCAACGCATCTGGCTCGATATCGAGCGCGTGATGCGCACGCGGTATCATTTCGACCAATATCAGCAGACCTATTTCGTCGTTGCGGGTTTCGGCGATTTGCTGCGCGCGACCGAGGAAACCGACTTTGCCAGCATCTACCGGAAAATCGCTGGCGAACCGGCGCTCGAACCCGGGGATGTCTGGCGCGGCGATGTCGCCTATGAAGGGCGCCTGCCGGCCGCGCCGGCAAGCGGAGAGACATCGCAATGATCAGGCAGACGCGCGACGGCGACACCGACATTTTCGAGACCGAGATCGACGGCGAGACAATCCAGTGGGACAATGGCCTGACCTATGCCCGGCATTTGCAGACCGCGCAGCTCTTGTCGGCGCAGGTGCCGGTGTCGGACAAGCCCGACGAGATGCTGTTCATCATCATGCATCAGACGATGGAACTCTGGATCAAGCTGGTGCTGCACGAGGGGCGGCTGGTCCTTGATGCGATCAAGGCCGACCGGCTCGAAATTGCGGGCAAGGGGCTCGACCGGATTGCGACGATCCAGCGCCACATGATCCACAGCTGGGAGGTGCTCGCGACGCTGACCCCGCACGACTTCCTGACCTTCCGCGGCTTTCTGCGCCGCGCCTCGGGGTTCCAGTCGCAGCAATATCGCGAACTAGAATATCTGCTCGGCAACAAGCGCGAGGATATGATGATCGTCCACAAGGATGATCCGGCGGCGACCGCGCGGTTGCGTGCGACGTTCGAGGCACCGTCGCTGTACGACGAACTGCTCCGGCTCCTCGCGCGGCGCGGCTTTGCCATTCCCGCCGATCATCTGGAACGCGACTGGACGAAGCCCTATGCGGCGTCGGAGGCGGTCGAGGACGCGTGGCTGAAAATCTACACCGACGTCGACGTCCATTGGGATCTCTACACGCTGGCGGAGAAGATCACCGCGCTCGAATATTATTTCCAGGAATGGCGCTTCAAGCACATGAAGACTGTCGCGCGCGTGATCGGGCACAAGCCGGGGACGGGTGGCTCGTCAGGGGTCAATTATCTGGTGAAGGCGCTGGACCTCAGCTTCTTCCCCGAACTCTGGTCGATGCGCACGCGGATGGCAGCCCCACGCGAGGGCGGCGATTATGCCGAAGGGAAGGGCGCATGAGCCGGATCTGGGACATTTCGCAGCCGCTGCACACCGCGGTGCCGGTGTGGCCGGGCGAGCCGGCGTTTGCGCTGCATAGCCATGCGGTAATCGGCGACGGCTGTCCGGTCAATGTCGGCGGCATGTTCACGCCGCTGCATGCGGGGACGCATGGCGATGCGCCACTGCACTATGCC contains these protein-coding regions:
- a CDS encoding TetR/AcrR family transcriptional regulator, which codes for MMTNQGNSVNIKGGGAKAAGAYHHGDLRAAVIAAGLKRLEEGDAGELGLRALARDVGVSATALYRHFPDKEALLDALADEGLRRLGALQAQAWLKAGGAVAGFKATGIAYVRFAHDEPALFRLSFTRQMLDRKEGDDGGEVAYNLLRAGVGEALPGVKNPDTAALHAWALVHGLAMLILDRRIEWDEAKVAEVVGLTFGGVG
- a CDS encoding sensor domain-containing diguanylate cyclase produces the protein MTQSPSPRVEAVFWFLLTAAGYFLLASLSLYATKGADNIAAVWPPSGYFLALLILMPTSARIAAFAGMAAASVGANFHGGAPLWSSLAFTVSNGCEAVVALWILRHREPGELSFMVPRSVISFCIAAFTASVVSAALAWALAGKGPDFFLSWLTTVLLGMLIVTPPIVMLARMVGTNALTNASTRMKAEATAILTVTGLVSILCFSQAQFPVTFLPCIAVIAAAYRLGPFGAAAGMLIVTIIASLLTGQDYGPIAAIEGVQKTRVLFLQFYLLILLFTTLPLASLLIGRQRLAKRLEQSNRWLLQAEAAALVGHWRVDLVGWTITWSDQTYRVHGLEPGSPVDVDYSVQQYVAEDRLAVRKILLEAVRTGEPFEFQGRILRADGEIRHVKSHGSIEMARGGKAIAIFGTVQDVSETVENARILEAARSAAERVANTDMLTGLPNRRHTLASLEKALAGARDHGAPLAVAIFDIDHFKRINDTHGHAVGDEVIRRVAQRARVALRDEDMLGRIGGEEFVCILQRSSAQAAEIVAERVRKAVEAGTADTEGLPNATISVGLAVYDSEADVEELLHRADKALYVAKREGRNRLRSAA
- a CDS encoding DUF4197 domain-containing protein, which produces MEPDEAMMARRTLLAGAAGMVALAQAPWALAKLPKSGVKGLIAGASDGALNKLAQPGAFYRDTAVRILLPGAGGKLASELFGMGDKLGLTTNLTKSLNDAGGKAAGEAKPVFRAAIDNLRWTDAPALATKNDGATRYLQTSAGSVLFTKVSPLIGSALENVGAYRQLDQLSKGNQLMASAGLTRDGLTRSVTQQALKGIFHYMASEEAALRRNPAELLKGIF
- a CDS encoding histone deacetylase family protein produces the protein MKLFFDDRQLAHAPSRELHNGDWVPYAENVERPRSIVDAFTDWRPVRDFGMAPLLAVHDADYLAFLERAHRDWLAAGRDGDAIGYTFPIRRRRPLSFGRIDADLGAYSYDAGTPIAAGTWESAYWSAQGALTALDHLATSAEAHAFALCRPPGHHAGRDYMGGYCYLNNAAIAARAAHDRGLGPVAILDIDYHHGNGTQDIFYEDPAIFFASVHADPRTDYPFYWGHADERGEGAGDGTTLNLPLPRGTNGIAYAPALDTALAAISGWGARFLILSFGADTHSSDPISSFALEREDYAVLAARIAALGVPTLIVMEGGYAVGDLGKNVAAFLAGFEG
- a CDS encoding FMN-binding negative transcriptional regulator, which gives rise to MTGPYEPRGAPEIDRLIAEYPLAWVISGAFHASPLPLIAETDDEGRVIALLGHCALRNALVADFRADPRGLILFNGPSGHVPTALVSRPDWAPTWNYTVLRFIVQVEFVGDETRDAVEQLVAKTEGGAWSTASLGPRYETMLDQIIAFRAHVRSTEHSFKLGQDESPQVFAEIVAGHSDRTLAAWMEGQAKR
- a CDS encoding alpha/beta hydrolase, translating into MPKGPSAVQDDMAAPDIRRFVDAINAAYAEHGAPAGASMAVRRAVAERVRTPWREGGPIMAESAEMDMGGVRLRLHRPIADTKLPVMLYIHGGGWTLFSIDTHDRLMREYAARAGIAVLGINYSLSPESKFPVALEECAAALDWIETHADALNLDARRVLIGGDSAGANLSVATCLLQRQRGRPLPAAMLLNYGAFAPERTPSYGRFGAGDYSLEADEMDAFWASYIDDPDQLADPLVAPLRADLSGLPPAFLAIAECDILADCNHAFASKLEGADVATRAVTYQGATHSFLEAVSIAPVAGRALDDQAAWIREIVKS
- a CDS encoding AraC family transcriptional regulator — its product is MKHSVDVLTNDRPVMALQDEYPAGFIDPMHSHDHIQILYASAGVMSVRTPETSFVIPPQRAVWLPAGTRHEVACRGPVSLRTLYLPCEDREHEKECRVFEVSNLVKSLILEVVDFPALYDINGREGRIITLLLDEIGRMPNAPYQVSMPSNPRLLRVCNAIIADPSDPRDIDEWAALAAMGRRTFTRSFKQETGMGLAVWRQQVRLMEALSLLAAGASITQVTYDVGYDSPSGFAAMFRRAFGVPPSQYLKH
- a CDS encoding Lrp/AsnC family transcriptional regulator; amino-acid sequence: MDKLDWKIIAELERDGRQSYADLGEQVGLSKSPCWSRVKNLEERGVIEGYAARIDPLAIGLAVQSFVEVQIRFDAHTDFEAAVLAHPAVVECHTTAGESDYLLKIFSRSADHLDELLRHNLSKLPGVQRLKTVVCLKTIKRHGDLAEWARTTQGRTSQPS
- the phhA gene encoding phenylalanine 4-monooxygenase; the encoded protein is MAATHIFDAPPEGVAANWTMPQNWTAFTAEQHATWRTLFDQQSAALDGYACRSFLDGLGILRKLKPGVPNFAELNALLKPASGWEVVAVPGWIPNEPFFEHLANKRFPAANFVRPPEQIAYSEEPDMFHDIFGHIPMLTDPAFSDFLVAYGEAGLRAEKLGASDYLGRLWLYTVEFGLVVEDGELRAFGGGLLSSLAETLSALTSPEPQRIWLDIERVMRTRYHFDQYQQTYFVVAGFGDLLRATEETDFASIYRKIAGEPALEPGDVWRGDVAYEGRLPAAPASGETSQ
- a CDS encoding tryptophan 2,3-dioxygenase, producing MIRQTRDGDTDIFETEIDGETIQWDNGLTYARHLQTAQLLSAQVPVSDKPDEMLFIIMHQTMELWIKLVLHEGRLVLDAIKADRLEIAGKGLDRIATIQRHMIHSWEVLATLTPHDFLTFRGFLRRASGFQSQQYRELEYLLGNKREDMMIVHKDDPAATARLRATFEAPSLYDELLRLLARRGFAIPADHLERDWTKPYAASEAVEDAWLKIYTDVDVHWDLYTLAEKITALEYYFQEWRFKHMKTVARVIGHKPGTGGSSGVNYLVKALDLSFFPELWSMRTRMAAPREGGDYAEGKGA